The Tubulanus polymorphus chromosome 1, tnTubPoly1.2, whole genome shotgun sequence genome contains a region encoding:
- the LOC141915195 gene encoding uncharacterized protein LOC141915195: MDLEKLINLGKKLGYEGKELQSYCSEQQNLEREREQQNLEREEPWFDEKRDDIDVYLLRFERHAVCQKWDRALWSVHLSALLSGKALEVYSRLPSTEINDFDKLKLALLKRFALTEDGFKKKLKSSRPETGETFTQFSVRLENYAIRWIELSGTEKSYDQLLDLILRDAFIQACNRDLAMFLKERTPKSLSEMVKLADQYCEAHGGDAIGLSRSKPSKPAFSKQVSVLENSKTSEKPRDGNDGITSTEGKSSRFKIARPTCEYCNKKGHTVERCYSKHPDLRPVQNSSAASLRDSHCLFETSNLPLSKGKVGNFTVVMLRDSGCSGVVVSRRLVDASQFTNETQEFICVDSRVIRAPVARIHVDTPYYTGECDAWVIDSPSYELIIGNIPGARHPNNPNGLWQVGETHAVQTRAKKLSETRKMPPLDVPVIEGNQSPSEFINSQERDETLYNVLRLGKQGVVKSKPNGATSQFVFKNGILFRRFSSPKVRNGHVFMQVVVPKSHRSKVMAVAHESPMSGHMAAGRTKDRVREHFYWPGVDSDIIRFCRSCDICQKTFPKGKVPRAPLCNLPLIGTPFERVAVDLIGPITPKTEKGNRYILTLVDFATRYPEAIALRAIDVEPVAEALLDIFSRMGIPREILSDNGGQFTGEMMKEVHRLISVRGITTTPYHAMGNGLCERYNGTLKSMLKKVCSNKPETWDRYLSAVLFAYREVPQESTGFSPFELIYGFRVRGPTAVLKELWTKEFPDPDVQTVYQYVLDLKDRFEFSVKLAQENLTSAAKKQKKQYDRKSKLRNLKVGERVLLLLPIKSSETLDDVKFGSDLSPDQVVLAKQTLTEFTDILTDLPGKTDVVQHNIVLTTEKPIRTKQYPLPFKSQDILENEIVKMEKLVFDAEPMGDPELLFTNLAGAKYLTQIDLTKGYWQVPLHPDAKIYTAFASSKGLKHFKMMPFGLVNAGATFNRLVRQVISGLSCTMD; the protein is encoded by the exons ATGGATttagagaaattaattaatcttGGCAAGAAATTGGGGTATGAAGGTAAAGAGTTGCAAAGTTACTGTTCTGAGCAACAGAATTTAGAAAGAGAACGTGAGCAACAGAATCTCGAACGTGAGGAGC CCTGGTTTGACGAGAAGCGAGATGACATTGATGTCTATCTGCTGCGGTTTGAGAGACACGCAGTATGTCAAAAATGGGATAGAGCATTGTGGTCTGTTCATCTAAGCGCTCTTTTGTCAGGTAAGGCATTAGAAGTTTATTCTAGACTCCCTTCTACGGAGATAAATGACTTTGATAAACTTAAATTGGCTTTACTTAAGAGATTTGCTCTCACAGAAGATGgctttaaaaagaaattaaaatctTCTCGCCCTGAGACGGGCGAGACTTTTACACAATTCTCTGTACGACTAGAAAATTATGCCATACGTTGGATTGAATTGTCTGGTACAGAGAAGTCATATGATcaattattagatttaatccTGCGTGATGCTTTTATTCAAGCTTGTAATCGGGATTTAGCTATGTTTCTCAAGGAACGGACGCCTAAATCTTTGTCTGAGATGGTTAAATTAGCTGATCAGTATTGTGAAGCTCATGGCGGCGATGCAATTGGTTTGTCTCGTAGTAAGCCATCAAAACCAGCGTTTTCTAAACAGGTTTCAGTCCTGGAGAATAGTAAGACGTCCGAGAAACCGAGGGATGGGAACGATGGTATAACTTCGACTGAAGGTAAATCATCAAGGTTTAAGATTGCTAGACCGACTTGTGAATATTGCAATAAGAAGGGGCATACTGTTGAAAGATGTTATAGTAAACACCctgacttaagaccagttcaAAACAGTTCTGCTGCTAGTTTAAGAGACAGTCATTGTTTATTTGAAACTAGTAATCTACCATTGTCTAAAGGTAAAGTAGGTAATTTTACTGTTGTTATGTTAAGAGACTCTGGTTGTAGTGGAGTTGTGGTGAGTAGACGTCTGGTTGACGCTTCTCAGTTTACAAATGAGACACAGGAATTTATTTGTGTCGATAGTAGGGTTATTCGCGCCCCAGTTGCGAGAATACATGTAGATACACCCTATTATACTGGTGAATGTGATGCTTGGGTTATTGATTCCCCTAGTTACGAGTTAATTATAGGGAATATTCCGGGTGCTAGGCATCCAAATAATCCAAATGGTTTATGGCAGGTAGGCGAGACGCACGCAGTCCAGACTAGGGCTAAAAAATTGAGTGAGACTCGCAAGATGCCGCCGTTAGATGTTCCGGTTATTGAAGGTAATCAGTCACCTTCTGAGTTTATAAATTCACAAGAAcgtgatgaaactttatacaaCGTACTTCGATTAGGCAAACAAGGTGTAGTGAAGTCTAAACCTAATGGAGCAACGTCTcagtttgtttttaaaaatggTATTCTTTTTAGGAGGTTTTCATCACCTAAGGTGAGAAACGGTCACGTATTCATGCAGGTAGTAGTTCCAAAATCCCATAGGTCGAAAGTCATGGCAGTTGCGCATGAATCTCCCATGAGTGGTCATATGGCTGCTGGCCGGACTAAGGACAGGGTACGCGAGCATTTTTACTGGCCTGGTGTTGATTCGGACATTATTCGTTTCTGTCGCTCATGTGATATATGTCAAAAAACTTTTCCTAAAGGCAAAGTACCTAGAGCTCCATTATGTAATCTTCCATTGATTGGCACCCCATTCGAGCGTGTTGCGGTTGATTTAATAGGTCCAATCACGCCTAAGACCGAAAAGGGTAACCGATATATTTTGACTCTAGTAGATTTTGCTACTCGGTATCCTGAGGCTATAGCATTACGCGCAATTGATGTAGAGCCGGTAGCAGAAGctttattagatattttttctagaATGGGTATACCTAGAGAAATCCTCTCTGACAATGGAGGCCAATTTACAGGTGAAATGATGAAAGAGGTACATAGATTGATTTCAGTTCGAGGCATAACGACCACACCATACCATGCCATGGGGAATGGATTGTGCGAAAGATATAATGGCACTTTAAAGTCGATGCTGAAGAAGGTATGTAGTAATAAGCCCGAAACTTGGGATCGTTATCTGAGCGCAGTATTGTTTGCTTATAGAGAGGTGCCTCAGGAAAGTACAGGATTCTCCCCGTTTGAATTAATATATGGATTCAGAGTAAGAGGTCCAACCGCAGTTCTTAAAGAACTCTGGACAAAAGAGTTTCCAGATCCAGATGTGCAAACTGTGTACCAGTATGTATTAGATCTTAAAGATCGgtttgaattttctgttaaattagcacaagaaaaTTTAACAAGTGCTGCTAAAAAACAAAAGAAGCAGTACGATCGTAAATCTAAACTGCGTAATCTGAAGGTTGGTGAAAGAGTTTTACTTTTACTACCAA TTAAATCTAGTGAAACCCTAGATGATGTTAAGTTTGGTTCAGATCTGAGCCCTGATCAAGTGGTGTTAGCCAAACAAACTTTGACCGAGTTTACTGATATATTAACTGATTTGCCTGGTAAGACTGATGTTGTTCAGCATAACATTGTTTTAACTACGGAAAAACCTATCCGTACCAAACAGTATCCTCTTCCATTTAAGTCGCAGGATATATTGGAGAATGAGATCGTGAAAATGGAAAAGTTAG TATTCGATGCCGAGCCCATGGGAGACCCGGAGTTGCTCTTCACGAACCTAGCTGGTGCGAAGTATTTAACTCAAATCGACTTGACTAAAGGATATTGGCAAGTACCATTACATCCTGATGCAAAAATATATACCGCTTTTGCAAGCAGCAAGGGTTTAAAACACTTCAAAATGATGCCTTTTGGGCTGGTCAACGCTGGGGCTACATTCAATCGATTAGTTCGGCAGGTCATCAGCGGTTTATCATGT ACCATGGATTGA